In Camelina sativa cultivar DH55 chromosome 17, Cs, whole genome shotgun sequence, the genomic stretch cctatgtttgtttatgaatgtccttatgtgatgacaatagtttacgtagttaacaaaaaatttatattgtttttatgtGTGGTCATGTGTTAGCGTATACTTCAAATAGCTAACAATCATTTTTCCTAATTTATTCCCTTCGATAACagtttcatttttagttttagacATCTGTCactttattaaaaagtaaaaaccaataaagctctattttcttttaatcaatATTCACAATTCACAATCACGCACACATCCAAATTTGAGGTTTACGACATGGAACGTATAGTAGCAGCAACACAACCATACTAAAGACACGAATAAAATTTGTATGAGTAACATATTAATCATTTGATAAATTATTCATAAGGTACCGTATTattctgttattattattattattattattattattattattattattattattattattattattattattattattattattattattattaNNNNNNNNNNtattattattattatttatattaattttagtttttgaaagtGTTTCATCtataattcttcttttttttgccaCATCTATAAttctttataatattataaacacattaaaattattttaaaaatatcaaaaaatcatTGAACTAATCCATtgtaattactgtttctaaataCAATATTCATATGAAATGTCTTCTattcaaagtttcaaaccaTTCATTTGTGTACAATATTCATATGAAATGTTCTTCCGGAAATCAGTCAAGCTACTCCTGCACAATCACATTATTGGCAAGTACCACAGATACACTCGgtgaaatgtaattttgatgctGCTTTCGATAATGACACTTCTCAAGCCATAGGAGGCTGGATAATCCGAAATCATTTAGGGGTTCCTCTATCATGGGGCTCCTCGATCCTTGGTTTTTGCTGCATCTCCCCTTGAAGCAGAGACGAAAGCTCTACTACTAAGCTTGCAACAGTCTTGGAACAGAGGTTACACAAATACAGTCTTTGAAGGTGATAGCATAAACCTGATTAATATCTTAAATGGTCAACAGAAGAATGGTTCTTTGACAGGCTTTCTACACGACATACAATATTGgaaagaaaaatttgattcGATTTCCTTTCTTTTTACAAGGAGAGAATGTAACTCTGCTGCTCATAATTTAGCAAAATTTGGTTGTGTAGACAATGTTTCCTATTCTGACTCTGAATCTGTACGGATTTGGTTACAGCAAGCCATTTGTATTGACTCTTCATAAAGGAAATAAAGATTAactttatggaaaaaaaaatgtttaaaaaaaacttttatctaattttatttattggaATCAGGCAAGAAAGTTTACCAAAAACTCTAATTTGGGTTTAGGCCCAATAGTTTAATTCGGCCCACATTTGAGATACTCATAAAACCTAGATGGTCTTACTATAAattgaaactagggttttgaaGATCATTTCTCTCTTGCAGTCCTCATCGTTTGGAGCATAGCAGCCGGAGGCCACAAGGTTCGTCTTTCTCTCCTCCATTTTACTCTTACATTAGTGTGAAGTCACCAGAAAATGTGTATCTAGCTTAACTGTTCTCTCTAGTTTAGCGAATTTGGGAGTATTACTCTTTATCACTCTTGAATCTCTGTGTTTTGAGTGTGGTTCTGAAGCAATCATTTCATCATAATATAGATAGaagcttttttgtttcttgatctgATGATGGTGTTTGTTGTATTGATGTGAGGGTAGAAGGAGAAGAATGTCTCACAGGAAGTTTGAGCACCCCAGACACGGTTCTCTTGGTTTCCTTCCCAGGAAGAGAGCCAACCGTCACAGAggaaaaggtttgatttttttttgattcatttcaagtttctgtttctttggattcattttgtgttttgtttttgcttacacTACATTTATTGGCTGGGTTATCAGTGAAGGCTTTCCCTAAGGATGACCAGACCAAGCCTTGCAAGTTCACAGCTTTCATGGGTTACAAGGCTGGTATGACTCACATTGTCAGAGAAGTCGAGAAACCTGGATCCAGTAAGTGTTATCTGTGTTCATCCTTATTCAGATGCGGCGTCTTTAGTGTGTTTCTTCGTATTAAAGTCTTGAacttcgtgtttttttttattcttgtgtAGAGCTTCACAAGAAGGAGACCTGTGAGGCTGTTACCATCATTGAGACACCCGCTATGGTTGTTGTTGGAGTTGTTGCCTATGTGAAGACACCAAGAGGTTTGAGGTCTTTGAACACTGTCTGGGCACAGCACTTGAGTGAGGAGGTGAGGAGAAGGTTCTACAAGAACTGGGCCAAGTCTAAGAAGAAGGCTTTCACTGGCTACGCCAAACAGTATGAAACTGAAGATGGTAAGAAGAGCATTCAGACCCAgcttgagaagatgaagaagtacgCTACTGTCATCCGTGTTTTGGCCCACACTCAGGTAATAATTGTTCATTGAATGTTTTGTTGATCTTAACATCTTCTGCACTATGTTCCTGCTGACAATTCTTTGTTACCTCTAACTACAGATCAGAAAGATGAAGGGATTGAAGCAGAAGAAAGCACACATGATGGAGATCCAGATCAATGGTGGTACCATTGCCCAGAAGGTTGACTTTGCCTACAGTTTCTTTGAGAAGCAGATCCCAATTGAAGCTGTTTTCCAGAAGGATGAAATGATTGATGTCATTGGTGTGACCAAGGGTAAGGGTTACGAAGGTGTTGTTACCCGTTGGGGTGTTACCCGTCTCCCACGTAAGACTCACAGGGGTCTACGTAAGGTTGCTTGTATCGGTGCCTGGCATCCTGCCAGAGTGTCCTACACTGTTGCTAGGGCTGGTCAGAATGGTTACCATCACCGTACTGAGCTTAACAAGAAGATTTACAGGTTGGGCAAAGTTGGTACTGAGGCACATTCAGCCATGACTGAATACGACAGGTTTGTAGAAACTGTTCTATTCCGGTCCTTTATCCTGTCTGTTAATGATTACTTAGCTGTTTTGTATGACTACGTTGACTGATGATAATGTTTTGGCTTATGATATAGGACCGAGAAGGATGTGACCCCAATGGGAGGATTCCCACACTACGGTATTGTGAAGGATGACTACTTGATGATTAAGGGATGCTGCATGGGTCCCAAGAAGAGAGTTGTAACTCTGAGACAGTCATTGCTCACTCAGACATCCCGTCTTGCCATGGAGGAGATCAAGCTCAAGTTCATCGACACTTCCTCAATCTTTGGA encodes the following:
- the LOC104757911 gene encoding 60S ribosomal protein L3-1, giving the protein MSHRKFEHPRHGSLGFLPRKRANRHRGKVKAFPKDDQTKPCKFTAFMGYKAGMTHIVREVEKPGSKLHKKETCEAVTIIETPAMVVVGVVAYVKTPRGLRSLNTVWAQHLSEEVRRRFYKNWAKSKKKAFTGYAKQYETEDGKKSIQTQLEKMKKYATVIRVLAHTQIRKMKGLKQKKAHMMEIQINGGTIAQKVDFAYSFFEKQIPIEAVFQKDEMIDVIGVTKGKGYEGVVTRWGVTRLPRKTHRGLRKVACIGAWHPARVSYTVARAGQNGYHHRTELNKKIYRLGKVGTEAHSAMTEYDRTEKDVTPMGGFPHYGIVKDDYLMIKGCCMGPKKRVVTLRQSLLTQTSRLAMEEIKLKFIDTSSIFGHGRFQTTQEKNKFYGRVKQ